Proteins encoded together in one uncultured Desulfosarcina sp. window:
- a CDS encoding adenylate/guanylate cyclase domain-containing protein, which produces MPDDNVPTGHPMNEIARRFTDPAQSNQSRPEPEPIDPPVPVSPNGDTAMHSPYPPAIFGVLPPLSLMPDRIEAPAFFVDRNLSVRWMAASDENRFSRALARILDSSSDDNIFNLLLRPEIKASLSDWQAFFSFVYASLRRSTARETFDRQTDFIAGKERDGIDGGQASGSDMHRFHVDSQLIGQKSEQRQSALRVFCLQFYEGSLFLLRGDPWTKSTVEKERTLKADVFVEPADRKDTVCVLSARLNDSHRIADTMLAEVFFKMMNQVWKATDDAVADLGGVRVGCNGAQIRYLFKGATGRNPIFSAISCAARMNDRMRQLHEKLTAQLGWAEELCMNMGISHGESDAPVSGTDDCMEFMIPGGALDQSSHLSAIAGKGEIWITKHAVVQLPKKLVDRVVLGVDRQGDFLRNFFTRICDLPPQQVPDRTASEMGSLAVARVLEIRNPSPLETKKD; this is translated from the coding sequence ATGCCCGACGACAACGTTCCAACCGGTCACCCCATGAATGAAATCGCCCGACGGTTCACGGACCCTGCCCAATCCAACCAAAGCCGGCCCGAGCCGGAACCAATCGATCCTCCCGTACCGGTTTCACCCAATGGCGACACGGCAATGCACTCACCTTATCCGCCAGCCATTTTCGGGGTTCTGCCACCTTTGTCCCTGATGCCGGACCGCATCGAAGCGCCGGCGTTCTTCGTGGACCGAAACCTCTCCGTCCGCTGGATGGCCGCCAGCGACGAGAACCGTTTTTCCCGGGCTCTGGCCCGGATACTGGATTCTTCCTCCGATGACAACATTTTCAACCTGCTGCTCCGACCGGAAATCAAGGCATCCCTTTCGGACTGGCAGGCCTTTTTTTCTTTTGTCTACGCCAGCCTGCGGCGGTCCACCGCCAGGGAAACCTTCGACCGGCAAACGGATTTTATCGCCGGGAAAGAACGGGACGGTATCGATGGCGGCCAGGCGTCGGGATCGGACATGCACCGGTTCCATGTGGACAGCCAACTCATTGGCCAAAAAAGCGAGCAGCGGCAATCGGCCCTTCGCGTTTTCTGCCTGCAATTTTACGAAGGGTCCCTCTTCCTGCTCCGCGGCGATCCCTGGACCAAGTCCACCGTCGAAAAGGAAAGGACTTTAAAAGCGGACGTTTTCGTCGAACCTGCCGACCGCAAGGATACCGTCTGCGTCCTGTCGGCCAGACTGAACGACTCTCACCGCATCGCCGACACCATGCTGGCCGAAGTGTTCTTCAAAATGATGAACCAGGTCTGGAAGGCAACCGACGATGCAGTAGCCGACCTCGGCGGCGTCCGGGTCGGATGCAACGGGGCCCAGATCCGCTACCTGTTCAAGGGCGCCACCGGCAGGAATCCCATATTCAGCGCCATTAGCTGTGCCGCCCGCATGAACGACCGGATGCGGCAACTGCACGAAAAACTGACGGCTCAGTTGGGATGGGCCGAGGAATTGTGCATGAATATGGGGATCAGTCATGGCGAGAGCGACGCGCCGGTATCGGGAACCGACGACTGCATGGAATTCATGATTCCCGGCGGTGCCCTGGATCAGTCCTCCCATCTGTCGGCCATCGCGGGCAAGGGGGAGATCTGGATCACCAAGCACGCCGTCGTCCAACTGCCCAAGAAACTGGTGGATCGGGTAGTGCTGGGCGTCGACCGCCAGGGAGATTTTTTACGCAACTTTTTCACACGGATTTGTGATCTGCCTCCCCAGCAGGTTCCCGATCGGACAGCCAGCGAAATGGGATCTTTGGCCGTCGCCCGCGTCCTCGAAATCCGGAACCCTTCACCGCTGGAAACCAAAAAGGATTGA